The sequence CCTTGGCGCCTTGAAAGCTAATGCGCTGATATGATTTGCTTCCGCTTCAATACGGAAGCTAAAAAGAGGTTCATTTCCGCAAGTCATGCTTTGATCCTTCGGGCAAGTATTGCCCGATAAAGCCCGCTGAGAGGCAGCTTAACGCCCTGTTAAGCCCATGGCCTTGCAAGAAAATGAGAATCGGCGCTAAATGCGCTTTCATTGGCCTCACGGCGTTAAAATCGCATTTTCGAGATTTCCATGAATATGGCACCTACAATTGGTAAAGCAATTTCTGATGTCGATCAGCTGATCATCGGCCAGGCACAGGAACTGTCCGACAAGTTGAAGCAGCATCGCCTGGAAATGTTTCCGCCCCGTGCGATGAAAAGCCTGCGCGAATTCCAGCTTGCCGAAGTGGCGCGCTTTCTTGGCGTCACGAGCGGCTATCTTCGCAATCTCTCGCTGGAGGGCAAGGGGCCTCTGCCGCAGGTGACGCCATCGGGGCGCAGATCCTATACCGCCAGGCAGATGGATGAAATGCGCCTGTTCTTGGATCAGAATGCCAGAGGCAGCACGCGTTACGTCCCGCACCGCACGGGCAATGAACACCTGCAGGTCATCGCCGTCGTGAATTTCAAGGGCGGCAGCGGCAAAACCACGAGTGCTGCCCATCTCGCCCAGCATCTGGCGCTGACTGGCCACCGTGTTCTTGCCGTCGACCTCGACCCGCAGGCCTCGCTTTCGGCGATCCACGGCTTTCAGCCGGAATTCGACGTCGACGAAAACGAGACGCTTTATGCGGCAATCCGTTACGACGACGAGCGGCGACCGCTGAGGGAGATCATTCGCAAGACCAATTTCCCCAATCTCGATCTGGTTCCAGGCAATCTCGAATTGATGGAATTCGAGCATGATACGCCGCGCGTGCTTGCCCAGGGCAAGGCCAGCGACTACGGCCGCATCTTCTTTGCCCGCCTTGACGAGGCGCTGTCTTCCGTCGCCGACGACTATGATGTCGTCGTCATCGACTGCCCTCCCCAGCTCGGCTTCCTGACGATGAGCGCCATCTGCAGCGCAACCGCCGTGCTCATCACCGTTCATCCGCAAATGCTCGACGTGATGTCGATGTGCCAGTTCCTGCAGATGCTGGGCGAGGTGCTGAACACGCTGAAAGGTGCCGGCGGCAACATGAATCTCGACTGGTTGCGCTATCTCGTGACGCGCTACGACCCGCAGGATGGGCCACAGACGCAGATGGTCGCCTTCATGCGCTCGATGTTCCGCAATCACGTGCTCACCAATCCGATGCTGCGAAGCGTGGCGATTTCGGATGCTGCCATGACCAACCAGACCCTCTACGAGGTGGAGCGCAATCAGTTTACCCGCGCGACCTATGACCGCGCCATGGAGGCCATGAGCGCGGTAAATGGCGAAATCGCCGAGCTCATCCATAAGGCATGGGGGCGCAGATGACGGCACACAGACTGACCGCAACCAACCGTTCAACCGCCGGGAGGAGAAAGAATGGCACGTAAGAATATCCTCTCGGGCCTGATGGACGATTCCAAAAAGTTTACCGCCGTAAACAGCGAGCCCGTAAACGACCCCGACAAGCAGCAGATCAATTTCAAGGGAATTGGCGCCCTCGGTGCCGTTACCCGCAGTATCGATGCCCTGGCCGCACGGGCGGACGCTGCGCGCGAAATCGAAGAAATGCTCGCCCATGGCGAAACCGTGATTGATCTCGACACCGCACTCATTGAAGATTCCTTCGTCAGCGATCGCCTCGGGCACAATGATGAGCAGTTTCAGGAATTGGTGGAAGCCATTCGCCTTCGAGGTCAGGATTCACCCATTCTTGTCCGCCCGCATCCGCAAAAGGATGGGAAGTACCAGATCGCCTTCGGCCATCGCCGCGCGCGCGCTGCCAAGGAACTTGGCCGGCCGGTTCGCGCCGTCGTCAAGAAGCTTGCCGACCGCGATCATGTCATTGCCCAGGGACAAGAAAACTCCGCACGCGCGGATCTCTCCTTCATCGAACGGACGATGTTTGCCGACAAGCTCGACAAGCTGGGCTTCGATCGGGAGACGATCATGGCAGCGCTCAATGCCGACAAGACGACGATCTCCAAGATGCTGTCCGTCACCCGGCGCATTCCGGCCGAGATTCTGTCGGCAATCGGCGCAGCGCGCGCAACTGGCCGCGACCGTTGGCATGACCTTTCGGCGAAATTTGAAGAAGACAATGCTGCCGAGCGGGCGATGCTGTTTATCGAAACGCCAGCCTTCGAAGCTGCCGGGCCGGACGCCCGGTTCGACATGCTTGCGGCATTCCTCAGCAAGAAGCCGGCACCAGCCGTCCAGACCACAACGCCGTCTTCGGCCGTGACCCAGTGGCAGCGCCGGGACGTCAAGGCGAAGATCAAGGATGACGGGAAGCAGTTCACCATCGCGCTGAGGGCAGGGAAGGCGTCAGCCTTCGGCACCTATATCGCAGACAATCTCGATCGTCTCTATGAGGCGTTCGAAGACAGCAGGACGACAGGAAAGAACGGAGATCAATAG is a genomic window of Rhizobium etli 8C-3 containing:
- the repB gene encoding plasmid partitioning protein RepB codes for the protein MARKNILSGLMDDSKKFTAVNSEPVNDPDKQQINFKGIGALGAVTRSIDALAARADAAREIEEMLAHGETVIDLDTALIEDSFVSDRLGHNDEQFQELVEAIRLRGQDSPILVRPHPQKDGKYQIAFGHRRARAAKELGRPVRAVVKKLADRDHVIAQGQENSARADLSFIERTMFADKLDKLGFDRETIMAALNADKTTISKMLSVTRRIPAEILSAIGAARATGRDRWHDLSAKFEEDNAAERAMLFIETPAFEAAGPDARFDMLAAFLSKKPAPAVQTTTPSSAVTQWQRRDVKAKIKDDGKQFTIALRAGKASAFGTYIADNLDRLYEAFEDSRTTGKNGDQ
- the repA gene encoding plasmid partitioning protein RepA, with the protein product MNMAPTIGKAISDVDQLIIGQAQELSDKLKQHRLEMFPPRAMKSLREFQLAEVARFLGVTSGYLRNLSLEGKGPLPQVTPSGRRSYTARQMDEMRLFLDQNARGSTRYVPHRTGNEHLQVIAVVNFKGGSGKTTSAAHLAQHLALTGHRVLAVDLDPQASLSAIHGFQPEFDVDENETLYAAIRYDDERRPLREIIRKTNFPNLDLVPGNLELMEFEHDTPRVLAQGKASDYGRIFFARLDEALSSVADDYDVVVIDCPPQLGFLTMSAICSATAVLITVHPQMLDVMSMCQFLQMLGEVLNTLKGAGGNMNLDWLRYLVTRYDPQDGPQTQMVAFMRSMFRNHVLTNPMLRSVAISDAAMTNQTLYEVERNQFTRATYDRAMEAMSAVNGEIAELIHKAWGRR